One window of the Salminus brasiliensis chromosome 1, fSalBra1.hap2, whole genome shotgun sequence genome contains the following:
- the socs6a gene encoding suppressor of cytokine signaling 6 gives MKKISLKTFRKPFNMKGKEDGDFMMLQKPSLASEFAKDDTLFGGCYAKELACDLHGEDTRGHKNRSKSEGLMGTLKRRLSTKQKAKGKGGSTSVGSGDDDDTFSSSSVPISFNEVKAQRPLRSSSLRSHHYSPAPWPIRPVDPEEACIKMEVKVKAMVHTPSPSPSLNGIRKEFHDIQIEGLFDDQSESLKNLESQNGDLHLNIEEHVPVVIGLAPQDYIQYTMPLDEGMYPDSSHSFCLDGSSPMEVMEQVDADSLNVDQGQDDLLSSEMLMDQSVSGLILGNPGIVLQSSSRADAPSLSPSLSPLSSSEIPRTYSGFSGADSHVAERMRQHLNFDPNSAPGVSRVYDSVQSSGPMVVTSLTEELKKLAKQGWYWGPITRWEAEDKLLDLPDGSFLVRDSSDDRYLLSLSFRSQSKTLHTRIEHSNGRFSFYEQPDVEGHTSIVDLIEHSIKDSENGAFCYSRSRLPGSATYPVRLTNPVSRFMQVRSLQYLCRFVIRQYTRIDLIQKLPLPNKMKDYLQEKHY, from the coding sequence ATGAAGAAGATCAGCCTTAAGACGTTCCGAAAACCATTCAACATGAAGGGCAAAGAGGACGGGGATTTCATGATGCTCCAGAAGCCGTCGCTGGCCTCCGAGTTCGCCAAAGACGACACGCTGTTTGGAGGCTGCTATGCCAAAGAGCTGGCTTGTGACCTCCATGGGGAGGACACCAGGGGCCACAAAAACAGGTCCAAGAGTGAGGGTCTTATGGGCACCTTAAAGAGGAGGCTTTCTACCAAGCAGAAAGCAAAAGGTAAAGGTGGGTCGACCTCGGTGGGCTCAGGAGACGACGACGATACGTTCTCATCCTCCTCAGTACCAATAAGctttaatgaagtcaaagccCAGAGGCCCTTAAGGTCCTCCTCGCTCCGCAGCCACCACTATAGCCCCGCCCCATGGCCCATTAGGCCGGTGGATCCCGAAGAGGCGTGCATAAAGATGGAGGTAAAGGTAAAAGCCATGGTTCACACCCCGAGCCCCAGCCCCTCCCTCAACGGCATTCGTAAGGAGTTTCATGACATCCAGATCGAGGGGCTTTTCGACGATCAGAGCGAGTCTCTGAAGAACCTGGAGTCTCAGAACGGTGACTTGCATTTAAACATTGAAGAACATGTGCCTGTAGTCATTGGACTCGCGCCTCAGGACTACATCCAGTACACAATGCCTTTAGATGAGGGAATGTACCCTGACTCTTCCCACTCGTTCTGCTTGGATGGTTCCTCGCCCATGGAGGTGATGGAACAAGTCGACGCTGACTCGCTGAATGTGGACCAGGGCCAGGACGACCTCTTGTCGTCAGAAATGCTCATGGACCAGTCTGTGAGCGGGCTTATCCTGGGGAATCCGGGAATAGTCCTTCAGAGTAGTTCCAGAGCAGATGCTCCTTCGCTGTCCCCGTCCCTTTCTCCTCTTTCCAGCAGTGAAATTCCAAGAACCTACTCTGGGTTCAGCGGCGCAGATTCGCATGTCGCTGAGCGGATGAGGCAACACCTTAATTTTGACCCGAATTCTGCTCCTGGTGTTAGCAGGGTGTATGACTCCGTCCAAAGCAGTGGACCCATGGTTGTAACGAGCCTTACGGAGGAGTTGAAGAAACTAGCCAAACAGGGTTGGTACTGGGGACCAATAACTCGATGGGAGGCAGAAGATAAGCTCCTCGACCTTCCTGACGGTTCATTTTTGGTCCGTGACAGCTCAGATGACCGTTATCTTCTCAGCTTGAGCTTCCGGTCCCAGAGCAAGACTCTCCACACCCGGATCGAACATTCGAACGGCAGGTTCAGTTTTTATGAGCAGCCGGACGTAGAAGGTCACACATCCATAGTGGATCTCATCGAGCACTCCATAAAAGACTCTGAAAACGGTGCATTCTGTTACTCCAGATCGCGCCTGCCAGGGTCGGCCACGTATCCGGTTCGGCTGACCAATCCTGTCTCTCGGTTCATGCAGGTGCGCTCGCTGCAGTACTTGTGCCGGTTTGTCATTCGCCAGTACACACGCATAGATCTTATTCAGAAACTGCCTTTACCGAACAAAATGAAAGATTACTTGCAGGAAAAGCACTACTGA